In a single window of the Acinetobacter sp. CS-2 genome:
- a CDS encoding RNA polymerase sigma factor, whose protein sequence is MDSAPKQSQSENLSTLKSTAEQRLKTFMQDVTGRALVMMESATQGQQGIAMDLVQEAFISLHKAYADKSTDEWYPLFYTILNHKLQDWRRKEARRVQPFSFFKKVSLDDDDLELNDIVDETTPSPFDFLNQAVTAEEIKEAIAQLPVRQQQAFMLRAWEGFDTHTTAQIMQCSEGSVKTHYHRAIQGLKASLAHLNPYRGGSSE, encoded by the coding sequence ATGGATTCAGCACCAAAACAGTCTCAGTCAGAAAATTTAAGTACTCTGAAGAGTACGGCTGAACAACGCCTGAAGACTTTTATGCAGGATGTGACTGGACGTGCCTTGGTCATGATGGAAAGTGCGACTCAAGGTCAACAAGGTATCGCGATGGATTTGGTACAGGAAGCATTTATTTCCTTGCACAAAGCTTATGCTGATAAATCGACTGATGAATGGTATCCCCTGTTTTACACCATCTTAAACCATAAACTGCAAGACTGGCGCAGAAAAGAAGCTCGTCGGGTGCAACCTTTTTCTTTTTTCAAGAAAGTCAGTCTGGATGATGACGATCTTGAGTTAAATGATATTGTCGATGAGACTACTCCTAGTCCATTCGATTTTCTTAATCAAGCCGTGACTGCCGAAGAAATCAAAGAAGCCATCGCTCAGCTTCCTGTTCGCCAGCAGCAAGCTTTTATGCTTCGTGCTTGGGAAGGTTTTGATACACACACAACTGCACAAATCATGCAGTGCAGTGAAGGGAGTGTAAAAACCCATTATCACCGTGCTATTCAAGGCCTCAAAGCTTCTTTAGCACATTTGAATCCATATCGTGGAGGGTCATCCGAATGA
- a CDS encoding DUF3106 domain-containing protein, translated as MAAKKLAFAFCALGFLQTSFAGFERFWIFSKDADTQVAETWETLSDSEQRALIQRYQSLKELPEAQGTTLQQRMDWFTQLPEQEKQKMRETWQKMSSQERKELGIRMQKATPEERPLIREEYISKYFPQTTKNH; from the coding sequence ATGGCAGCTAAAAAATTAGCCTTTGCTTTTTGTGCACTCGGATTTTTACAAACCAGTTTTGCTGGTTTCGAACGTTTTTGGATTTTTTCCAAAGATGCTGATACACAAGTTGCAGAAACCTGGGAAACATTATCCGATAGTGAACAACGTGCACTCATTCAACGTTACCAATCGCTCAAAGAATTACCCGAAGCACAAGGCACTACTTTACAGCAGCGTATGGATTGGTTTACTCAACTTCCAGAACAAGAAAAACAGAAAATGCGTGAAACCTGGCAGAAAATGAGCAGCCAAGAACGTAAAGAATTGGGTATTCGTATGCAAAAAGCGACACCTGAAGAGCGCCCGCTCATTCGCGAAGAATATATCAGTAAATATTTCCCACAAACGACTAAAAATCATTAA